One segment of Pandoraea pnomenusa DNA contains the following:
- a CDS encoding M48 family metallopeptidase, translating into MELDLFGSPAAEVTGVATDVPGASAALNQATTDTDGLQPTMPRRTPANGERVIVLDGHALYYRFKRSSRRTIGFMIDESGLAVTAPRWVTLADVEAAIVEKKRWIFSKIAEFRERAARRVIPRVNWIDGATLPYLGHTLTVRLSAGAGIAQYDIHTHTLWLDLPPQAAAEQMRDRVQGWLQQEARKLFTTRLEVYGERLGVRHSALGLSSAATRWGSCSADGRIRLNWRLIHFPLGVIDYVVAHELAHLKEMNHGPRFWQAVASIFPEFEAARDTLKSHAPEWLPEF; encoded by the coding sequence ATGGAACTCGACCTTTTCGGCAGCCCCGCCGCGGAAGTCACCGGCGTTGCCACGGATGTGCCGGGCGCCTCTGCAGCCCTGAATCAGGCCACCACCGACACCGACGGCCTGCAACCCACGATGCCGCGCCGCACACCGGCCAACGGCGAGCGCGTGATCGTGCTCGACGGTCACGCGCTCTACTATCGGTTCAAACGCTCGTCGCGGCGCACCATCGGCTTCATGATCGACGAATCGGGACTGGCGGTGACCGCGCCGCGATGGGTCACGCTCGCCGACGTGGAAGCCGCCATCGTCGAGAAGAAACGCTGGATCTTCAGCAAGATCGCCGAGTTTCGTGAACGCGCGGCGCGCCGCGTGATCCCGCGTGTGAACTGGATCGACGGCGCCACGCTGCCGTATCTCGGCCATACGCTGACAGTGCGCCTGAGCGCAGGCGCCGGTATCGCGCAGTACGACATCCACACGCATACCCTGTGGCTCGACCTGCCCCCCCAGGCCGCCGCCGAACAGATGCGCGATCGCGTGCAGGGCTGGTTGCAGCAGGAAGCCCGCAAGCTCTTCACCACGCGCCTGGAAGTCTATGGCGAGCGCCTGGGTGTGCGGCACTCGGCACTGGGCCTGTCGTCTGCCGCAACGCGTTGGGGCAGTTGCAGCGCCGACGGACGCATTCGCCTGAACTGGCGCCTGATCCACTTCCCGCTCGGCGTGATCGACTACGTGGTCGCGCACGAACTCGCGCACCTGAAGGAAATGAACCATGGCCCGCGCTTCTGGCAAGCCGTGGCGTCGATCTTCCCGGAATTCGAGGCCGCGCGCGACACGCTCAAATCGCACGCCCCGGAGTGGCTGCCCGAATTCTGA
- a CDS encoding gamma-glutamylcyclotransferase, producing MSGATGGPACDRYPPDLGVSRHLSRDELLGSLDAALEGWDGRQDLWIFAYGSLIWNPGMPVEESLHARVHGYHRGLYLWSRVNRGTPEKPGLVLALDRGGSCAGVALRLAAARVREEFETLWYREMAMGSYRPAWLNCRLADGRTQPALAFVMRRDVKSYAGRLPDAIIREVFDCAQGRYGTTRDYVARTVKALREAGMADPALEAILHRCGAHHGD from the coding sequence ATGTCCGGCGCAACGGGCGGGCCGGCCTGCGACCGCTACCCGCCGGATCTCGGCGTGTCGCGGCATCTGAGCCGCGACGAACTCCTCGGCTCGCTCGACGCCGCGCTCGAGGGTTGGGACGGTCGCCAGGATCTCTGGATCTTTGCCTACGGCTCGCTCATCTGGAACCCCGGCATGCCGGTCGAGGAAAGCCTGCATGCCCGCGTGCACGGCTACCATCGCGGGCTATACCTGTGGTCGCGCGTGAACCGCGGCACCCCCGAAAAGCCGGGCCTCGTGCTGGCGCTCGATCGGGGCGGCTCCTGCGCCGGAGTCGCGCTGCGGCTCGCGGCGGCCAGGGTTAGAGAGGAATTCGAAACGCTCTGGTATCGCGAGATGGCCATGGGGTCGTATCGCCCGGCATGGCTGAACTGCCGTCTCGCCGACGGCCGCACGCAGCCGGCGCTCGCATTCGTGATGCGGCGCGACGTGAAAAGCTACGCAGGCCGATTGCCCGACGCCATCATCCGCGAGGTGTTCGACTGCGCGCAGGGCCGCTACGGCACAACGCGCGACTACGTCGCCCGTACCGTCAAGGCGCTGCGCGAGGCAGGCATGGCCGACCCCGCACTCGAAGCAATACTGCACCGTTGCGGTGCGCATCACGGCGACTAA
- the glyQ gene encoding glycine--tRNA ligase subunit alpha, protein MLTFQQVILTLQDYWDKQGCALLQPYDMEVGAGTSHTATFLRAIGPEPWRAAYVQPSRRPKDGRYGENPNRMQHYYQYQVVLKPAPENILDLYLGSLRALGLDLTENDVRFVEDDWENPTLGAWGLGWEVWLNGMEVTQFTYFQQVGGLDCKPVLGEITYGIERLAMYLQQVENVYDLVWTEWEEQTADGPVKRRLTYGDVFHQNEVEQSTYNFEHSNQPMLFGFFDNYESEAKRLIEAELALPAYEMILKAAHTFNLLDARGAISVTERAAYIGRIRALSRLVAQAYYASREKLGFPMLNASAAQHPTQAA, encoded by the coding sequence ATGCTTACCTTTCAACAAGTCATCCTGACGTTGCAGGATTACTGGGACAAGCAAGGCTGTGCGTTGCTCCAGCCTTACGACATGGAGGTCGGCGCCGGTACCTCGCACACCGCCACGTTCCTGCGCGCGATCGGCCCGGAGCCGTGGCGTGCCGCCTATGTGCAGCCGTCGCGACGTCCCAAGGATGGCCGTTATGGCGAGAATCCGAACCGCATGCAGCACTACTACCAGTACCAGGTGGTGCTCAAGCCGGCGCCGGAGAACATTCTCGACCTGTACCTGGGTTCGCTGCGCGCGCTCGGCCTGGATCTGACCGAAAACGACGTGCGCTTCGTCGAGGACGACTGGGAGAACCCCACGCTCGGCGCCTGGGGCCTGGGCTGGGAAGTGTGGCTCAACGGCATGGAAGTGACCCAGTTCACCTACTTCCAGCAGGTCGGCGGTCTGGACTGCAAGCCGGTGCTCGGCGAGATCACCTACGGTATCGAGCGTCTGGCCATGTACCTGCAGCAGGTCGAGAATGTCTACGACCTGGTGTGGACGGAGTGGGAAGAGCAAACCGCCGACGGTCCGGTCAAGCGTCGCCTGACCTACGGCGACGTGTTCCATCAGAACGAAGTCGAACAGTCGACGTACAACTTCGAGCATTCGAACCAGCCGATGCTGTTCGGCTTCTTCGACAACTACGAGAGCGAGGCGAAGCGCCTCATCGAAGCCGAGCTGGCACTGCCTGCCTACGAGATGATTCTCAAGGCCGCGCACACCTTCAACCTGCTCGACGCGCGCGGCGCCATCTCGGTGACCGAGCGCGCGGCGTACATCGGCCGCATCCGTGCGCTGTCGCGCCTGGTCGCACAGGCCTACTACGCCTCGCGCGAGAAGCTCGGCTTCCCGATGCTGAACGCCTCCGCCGCCCAACACCCAACGCAAGCCGCATGA
- the lnt gene encoding apolipoprotein N-acyltransferase, whose translation MTVHAPERRTWPAWRARALAGLAGIAQMLAFAPRDVWWLQLLAMAGLFALVARSASRRDAAWLGGCFGVASFVCGIWWLYISMHTYGGMPGIMAGAAVVLFSIYLALYPALAAWATRWVGPAGPWRALAFAGAWTLAEWLRGTVFTGFPWLSPGYAHVDGPLAGFAPLVGVYGIGGLAALAAAGVAQAVLPAVATVRPGRRLAMVIGVLALLGAGAGLSRHAWTAPSGKPITVRLLQGNVAQDMKFERAGIDHAMTLYRDMIVAAPADFIMTPETAFPVLLQGIPPDIATSIREFADRTGSHVALGAVGATLTDRGPTDLTNSLFGVTPRDRTLYRYDKHHLVPFGEFVPWGFRWFVDMMHIPLGDFLRGTATPAGFVVRDQRVAFDICYEDLFGEEIAQTLRSMPEPATVLANSTNLAWFGDTIALDQHLQIARMRSLETGRPMLRATNTGTTAIIDAQGRVQARLPAMTTGVLTGTVQPYAGLTPYIRFGNAPALLLALAALGLGLLMTRRAR comes from the coding sequence ATGACCGTCCACGCGCCCGAGCGGCGCACGTGGCCGGCCTGGCGTGCGCGCGCGCTCGCCGGTCTGGCCGGAATCGCGCAAATGCTGGCCTTCGCGCCGCGCGACGTCTGGTGGCTGCAACTGCTTGCCATGGCGGGCCTGTTCGCGCTCGTGGCGCGCAGCGCCTCGCGGCGCGACGCCGCGTGGCTCGGCGGCTGCTTCGGCGTCGCGTCTTTCGTCTGCGGCATCTGGTGGCTCTATATCAGCATGCACACTTACGGCGGCATGCCCGGCATCATGGCCGGCGCCGCCGTCGTGCTGTTCTCGATCTATCTCGCGCTGTACCCCGCGCTCGCTGCCTGGGCCACCCGCTGGGTGGGGCCGGCGGGCCCATGGCGCGCACTGGCGTTCGCCGGCGCCTGGACCCTCGCGGAATGGCTGCGCGGCACCGTCTTCACCGGCTTTCCGTGGCTCTCGCCCGGCTACGCCCATGTCGACGGCCCGCTCGCGGGCTTTGCACCGCTCGTCGGCGTGTATGGCATCGGCGGTCTGGCCGCACTGGCGGCTGCGGGCGTCGCGCAGGCCGTGCTGCCCGCCGTCGCGACCGTGCGGCCCGGGCGGCGTCTGGCCATGGTCATCGGCGTGCTCGCCCTGCTGGGCGCGGGTGCGGGGCTATCGCGCCACGCATGGACCGCACCTTCGGGCAAGCCGATCACCGTGCGCCTGCTGCAAGGCAATGTCGCGCAGGACATGAAGTTCGAGCGCGCCGGGATCGACCACGCCATGACGCTGTACCGCGACATGATCGTGGCGGCGCCGGCCGACTTCATCATGACGCCGGAGACGGCCTTCCCGGTGCTGCTGCAAGGCATTCCGCCCGACATCGCCACGTCGATCCGCGAATTCGCGGACCGCACCGGCTCGCACGTGGCGCTCGGCGCCGTGGGGGCCACGCTCACCGACCGGGGGCCGACGGACCTGACCAACAGCCTGTTCGGCGTGACGCCGCGCGATCGCACGCTCTACCGATACGACAAGCACCATCTGGTGCCTTTCGGCGAGTTCGTGCCGTGGGGCTTTCGCTGGTTCGTCGACATGATGCACATTCCGCTGGGCGACTTTCTGCGCGGCACGGCCACCCCCGCCGGGTTCGTGGTGCGCGACCAGCGGGTGGCGTTCGATATCTGCTACGAGGACTTGTTCGGGGAAGAGATCGCGCAGACACTTCGCAGCATGCCCGAGCCCGCCACCGTGCTGGCGAACTCGACGAACCTGGCCTGGTTCGGCGACACCATTGCGCTCGACCAGCATTTGCAGATCGCCCGCATGCGCTCGCTGGAGACCGGACGCCCGATGCTGCGCGCCACGAACACGGGCACCACGGCGATCATCGACGCACAGGGCCGTGTGCAGGCCCGTCTGCCGGCCATGACGACGGGCGTGCTCACCGGCACCGTGCAGCCGTACGCGGGACTCACGCCGTACATCCGCTTCGGCAACGCGCCCGCGCTGCTGCTGGCGCTCGCGGCGCTGGGTCTCGGACTGCTCATGACGCGCCGCGCACGCTGA
- a CDS encoding HlyC/CorC family transporter, with amino-acid sequence MNDPYPSRPGRKNTDKPRSLLERLTDLISPEPESRAELLEILQDAHARNLMDADSLAMIEGVFQVADLCARDIMVPRAQMDAVNIEQTPEEFMPFVLEQAHSRYPVYEGNRDNIIGILLAKDLLRYYANHDFDVRDMLRPAVFIPESKRLNVLLHDFRVNRNHIAIVVDEYGGVAGLITIEDVLEQIVGDIEDEYDFDEEEDNIIAAPDGTYRIRALTEIEQFNEAFGTQFHDDENDTIGGMITHQFGRVPRRGERMRIGNLVFEVQRADGRQVHMLLLRRVEPAPAVQAE; translated from the coding sequence ATGAACGACCCTTATCCCAGTCGACCCGGTCGAAAAAACACCGACAAACCTCGCTCTCTGCTCGAACGCCTGACCGATCTGATTTCCCCGGAACCGGAGTCGCGTGCGGAGTTGCTCGAAATTCTGCAAGACGCTCACGCCCGCAACCTGATGGACGCCGATTCGCTGGCGATGATCGAGGGCGTATTCCAGGTGGCCGATCTGTGCGCACGCGACATCATGGTGCCGCGCGCGCAAATGGACGCCGTCAATATCGAGCAGACGCCTGAAGAATTCATGCCCTTCGTATTGGAACAGGCGCACTCGCGCTATCCGGTGTACGAAGGCAATCGCGACAACATCATCGGCATTCTGCTCGCGAAGGACCTGCTGCGTTACTACGCCAATCACGACTTCGACGTGCGCGACATGCTGCGCCCGGCGGTGTTCATTCCCGAGTCGAAGCGTCTCAACGTGCTGCTGCACGACTTTCGCGTGAATCGCAACCACATCGCCATCGTCGTGGACGAGTACGGCGGCGTGGCGGGCCTCATCACCATCGAGGACGTGCTCGAACAGATCGTCGGTGACATCGAGGACGAATACGACTTCGATGAAGAGGAAGACAACATCATCGCGGCGCCGGATGGCACTTACCGCATTCGTGCGCTCACCGAGATCGAGCAATTCAACGAAGCGTTCGGCACCCAGTTCCACGATGACGAGAACGACACGATCGGCGGCATGATCACGCACCAGTTCGGCCGCGTGCCGCGCCGGGGCGAGCGCATGCGTATCGGCAATCTCGTGTTCGAGGTGCAGCGCGCCGACGGCCGTCAGGTCCACATGCTGCTCCTGCGGCGCGTGGAACCGGCGCCCGCCGTTCAGGCCGAATAG
- a CDS encoding PhoH family protein encodes MPHAGDTIERPEQAPDRIILKAPVQEFTAPRDDNRRLANLCGPLDENLRQIEQALDVAISRRGHRFSVRGKSAVIAAQALESFYNRATEPLSVDDIQLGLVETRQGLAPTVRHGDDNPFAAGETQDGSPVLHTRRSDLHGRTPAQREYLKQILSHDVTFGIGPAGTGKTYLAVACAVDALERDAVKRIVLTRPAVEAGERLGFLPGDLAQKVDPYLRPLYDALYDLLGFDKTQKYFEKQMIEIAPLAYMRGRTLNHAFIILDEAQNTTPEQMKMFLTRIGFGSKAVVTGDTTQVDLPRGQKSGLMEAQVILKNVRGIAVTRFTSVDVVRHPLVARIVEAYDAHAQHAEAGLDLPEAPAARSSRGNA; translated from the coding sequence ATGCCGCACGCCGGCGACACCATCGAACGACCTGAACAGGCACCCGACCGGATCATCTTGAAAGCACCCGTCCAAGAATTCACCGCCCCGCGCGACGACAATCGCCGTCTGGCCAACCTTTGCGGCCCGCTCGACGAAAACCTGCGCCAGATCGAACAGGCGCTCGACGTGGCGATTTCCCGCCGCGGGCATCGCTTCTCCGTTCGCGGCAAGAGCGCCGTGATCGCCGCGCAGGCCCTCGAGAGCTTTTACAACCGCGCGACCGAACCCCTGTCCGTCGACGACATCCAGCTCGGCCTCGTGGAAACGCGCCAGGGCCTGGCCCCGACCGTGCGCCATGGCGACGACAACCCCTTCGCCGCGGGCGAAACGCAGGACGGCTCGCCCGTGCTGCACACGCGCCGCAGCGACCTGCATGGCCGCACGCCCGCCCAGCGCGAGTACCTAAAGCAGATCCTCTCGCACGACGTGACGTTCGGCATCGGCCCGGCGGGCACGGGCAAGACCTATCTGGCGGTCGCCTGCGCCGTGGATGCGCTCGAGCGCGACGCCGTCAAGCGCATCGTGCTCACGCGCCCGGCCGTCGAGGCGGGCGAGCGACTGGGCTTTTTGCCCGGCGACCTGGCGCAGAAGGTCGATCCGTACCTGCGTCCGCTTTACGATGCGCTCTACGACCTGCTGGGTTTCGACAAGACCCAGAAGTATTTCGAGAAGCAGATGATCGAGATCGCACCGCTCGCGTACATGCGCGGGCGTACGCTCAACCATGCCTTCATCATTCTGGACGAGGCGCAGAACACCACGCCCGAGCAGATGAAGATGTTCCTCACCCGTATCGGCTTCGGCAGCAAGGCCGTCGTGACCGGCGACACGACGCAGGTCGATCTGCCGCGCGGGCAGAAGAGCGGGCTGATGGAAGCACAGGTGATCCTGAAGAATGTGCGCGGCATTGCCGTGACCCGCTTCACGAGCGTGGACGTGGTGCGTCACCCGCTGGTCGCGCGCATCGTCGAGGCGTACGACGCGCACGCCCAGCACGCCGAGGCCGGTCTCGACCTGCCTGAAGCGCCGGCCGCGCGGTCCTCGCGAGGCAACGCATGA
- the gmhB gene encoding D-glycero-beta-D-manno-heptose 1,7-bisphosphate 7-phosphatase yields MDSRKDRAPGPAARKLVILDRDGVINADSDQFIKSTDEWVPLPGSLEAIGRLNQAGYRVVVATNQSGVGRGLFDMATLGAMHAKLSKLAAAVGGRVDAVFFCPHTAADGCDCRKPKPGLFQEIARRYEIDLTGVPAVGDSLRDLQAAVAVGAHPHLVLTGKGRKTLAAGDLPDGTRVHDSLQAFVNDLLADEDGRHA; encoded by the coding sequence CTGGATTCGCGCAAGGACCGCGCGCCCGGCCCCGCCGCCCGCAAGCTGGTGATTCTGGATCGGGACGGCGTGATCAACGCCGACTCGGACCAGTTCATCAAGTCGACGGACGAGTGGGTGCCGCTGCCCGGTAGCCTGGAGGCCATTGGCCGCCTGAATCAGGCCGGGTATCGCGTCGTCGTGGCGACCAATCAATCGGGTGTGGGGCGCGGGCTGTTCGACATGGCCACGCTCGGTGCCATGCACGCGAAGCTGTCGAAGCTGGCCGCGGCCGTCGGCGGGCGCGTCGATGCGGTTTTCTTCTGCCCGCACACGGCGGCCGACGGCTGCGACTGCCGCAAGCCGAAGCCCGGCCTGTTTCAGGAAATCGCGCGGCGCTACGAAATCGACCTGACCGGCGTGCCGGCCGTGGGCGACTCGCTGCGCGATCTTCAGGCGGCAGTCGCCGTAGGCGCGCACCCGCATCTGGTACTCACCGGCAAGGGTCGGAAGACACTCGCGGCCGGCGACCTGCCCGACGGCACGCGGGTCCACGACAGCCTGCAGGCGTTCGTCAACGACCTGCTCGCCGACGAGGACGGCCGACATGCGTGA
- a CDS encoding lysophospholipid acyltransferase family protein has product MLQFRSILFFLFQIVWTVPYAIACIVSFPFLKREQRYWFAVGWCRVVIRVADKLCGIRYRVIGRENLPDTPAIVLSKHQSAWETVALPALMPKPLCYVFKRELLYVPFFGWALGLLSMIHINRSKGTDAFQSVVAQGRERLAEGAWIIMFPEGTRTRTGSRNKYKSGGARLAATTGTPVVPVAHNAGRVWPRNSFVKYPGEVVVSIGPVIETAGRTAEAVNADVAEWIEREMVRIDPAAYTSRPKASATPDATPRA; this is encoded by the coding sequence ATGCTGCAATTTCGTTCGATTCTCTTTTTCCTCTTCCAGATCGTCTGGACGGTCCCGTACGCCATCGCGTGCATCGTGTCGTTCCCGTTCCTCAAGCGCGAGCAACGCTACTGGTTCGCGGTGGGCTGGTGCCGCGTCGTGATTCGCGTGGCCGACAAGCTGTGCGGCATTCGCTACCGGGTCATCGGACGGGAGAATCTGCCCGACACGCCGGCGATCGTCCTGTCGAAGCATCAGTCCGCGTGGGAGACGGTCGCGCTGCCCGCCCTCATGCCGAAGCCTTTGTGTTACGTGTTCAAGCGCGAGTTGCTGTACGTGCCGTTCTTCGGTTGGGCGCTGGGTCTGCTGAGCATGATCCACATCAATCGCAGCAAAGGCACCGACGCGTTCCAGTCGGTCGTGGCACAGGGCCGTGAACGCCTGGCCGAGGGCGCATGGATCATCATGTTCCCGGAAGGTACGCGCACCCGGACCGGTTCGCGCAACAAGTACAAGTCCGGCGGCGCCCGGCTGGCGGCAACGACGGGCACGCCGGTGGTGCCGGTCGCGCACAACGCCGGACGCGTGTGGCCGCGCAATTCGTTTGTGAAATACCCCGGGGAAGTGGTCGTCTCGATCGGCCCCGTGATCGAGACGGCGGGACGCACGGCCGAGGCCGTCAACGCCGACGTGGCCGAATGGATCGAGCGGGAAATGGTGCGCATCGACCCGGCGGCCTACACGTCGAGGCCGAAGGCAAGCGCCACGCCCGACGCCACGCCTCGGGCCTGA
- the glyS gene encoding glycine--tRNA ligase subunit beta: protein MMSTAQRTLLVELLTEELPPKALARLGDAFADGIANGLRTRGLTTDASVVTPYATPRRLAVTISHVLERAPDATIRAKVLPVSVALDANGNPTPPLAKKLAAMGFADLPVASLERAMDGKAEAFFHTYTAAGAQLADALQASLDETLGKLPIPKVMSYQRPDGETVQFVRPVHGLIALHGDTLVPATAIGLASCNKTLGHRFLSKGEVTVANADAYAATLETEGKVLASFTGRREAIRARLLAAAGDDHVVMPDSLLDEVTALVEWPAIYACHFEKEFLSVPQECLILTMQTNQKYFALTDKPLAEGGRLTNRFLIVSNIETGKPEQIVTGNERVVRPRLADAKFFFEQDKKKALADRVPLLANVVYHNKLGSQLERTQRLVKLAGAIAKMTGADVALAERGALLAKADLLTDMVGEFPELQGTMGTYYARHDNEANDVALACSEHYQPRFAGDALPASPTGTAVALADKVETLVGIWGIGLQPTGEKDPFALRRHALGIVRMLIEKRLPVMLPDLLRAAYDGFTSGVADSAYLNDVYLFVLDRLRGYLRERGFAANEIEAVLADQPKYLGDLIERLEAVRAFSALPQAEALAAANKRIGNILKKTSAPADSVVRAELLMEPAEKALAAELDQVAPVVQHKFEAREYAQALSALAQLRDAVDAFFNDVMVMADDEALRNNRLALLTRLHVQMNRVADLSKLAA, encoded by the coding sequence ATGATGAGCACCGCACAACGCACCCTGCTGGTCGAACTGCTGACCGAAGAATTGCCGCCGAAGGCACTGGCGCGTCTGGGCGACGCGTTCGCCGACGGCATTGCCAACGGCCTGCGCACGCGCGGCCTGACCACCGACGCGAGCGTCGTCACGCCGTATGCCACACCGCGCCGACTGGCGGTCACGATCTCGCACGTGCTCGAGCGCGCGCCTGACGCCACCATCCGTGCGAAGGTGCTGCCGGTGTCCGTCGCGCTCGACGCGAACGGCAACCCCACGCCCCCGTTGGCCAAGAAGCTCGCCGCCATGGGCTTCGCCGACCTGCCGGTCGCCAGCCTCGAACGCGCGATGGACGGCAAGGCCGAAGCCTTCTTCCACACCTACACCGCCGCAGGCGCGCAACTCGCCGACGCATTGCAGGCCTCGCTCGACGAGACGCTCGGCAAGCTGCCGATTCCGAAGGTCATGAGCTATCAGCGCCCGGACGGCGAGACGGTGCAGTTCGTGCGCCCGGTGCACGGCCTGATCGCACTGCACGGCGACACGCTGGTGCCCGCCACGGCAATCGGCCTGGCGTCGTGCAACAAGACGCTGGGTCACCGTTTCCTCTCGAAGGGGGAAGTCACTGTCGCCAATGCCGACGCCTACGCCGCCACGCTCGAGACCGAAGGCAAGGTGCTGGCCAGCTTCACCGGCCGCCGCGAGGCGATTCGCGCGCGACTGCTCGCCGCCGCCGGCGACGACCATGTCGTGATGCCCGATTCGCTGCTCGACGAAGTGACCGCGCTCGTGGAATGGCCCGCGATCTACGCCTGCCACTTCGAGAAGGAATTCCTGTCGGTGCCGCAGGAATGTCTGATTCTCACGATGCAGACCAACCAGAAGTATTTCGCGCTGACCGACAAGCCGCTCGCCGAGGGCGGGCGCCTCACGAACCGCTTCCTGATCGTCTCCAACATCGAGACCGGCAAGCCGGAGCAAATCGTGACGGGTAACGAGCGTGTGGTGCGCCCGCGTCTGGCCGACGCGAAGTTCTTCTTCGAGCAGGACAAGAAGAAAGCGCTTGCCGATCGCGTGCCGCTGCTCGCGAACGTGGTCTACCACAACAAACTGGGTTCGCAACTCGAGCGCACGCAGCGTCTGGTGAAACTCGCCGGCGCCATCGCGAAGATGACTGGCGCGGACGTGGCGCTCGCCGAGCGCGGCGCCCTGCTCGCCAAGGCCGACCTGCTGACCGACATGGTCGGCGAATTCCCGGAACTCCAAGGCACGATGGGCACGTATTACGCCCGCCACGACAACGAGGCCAACGACGTCGCCCTCGCCTGCTCGGAGCACTATCAGCCGCGCTTCGCGGGCGACGCCCTGCCCGCGAGCCCCACCGGCACGGCGGTCGCGCTGGCCGACAAGGTCGAGACGCTCGTGGGCATCTGGGGCATCGGTCTGCAGCCGACCGGCGAGAAGGACCCGTTCGCACTGCGCCGCCACGCGCTGGGCATCGTGCGCATGCTCATCGAGAAGCGCCTGCCGGTCATGCTGCCCGACCTGCTGCGCGCGGCCTACGACGGCTTCACCTCGGGCGTGGCCGACAGCGCCTACCTGAACGACGTCTACCTGTTCGTGCTCGATCGCCTGCGCGGCTACCTGCGCGAGCGCGGCTTCGCCGCGAATGAGATCGAAGCCGTGCTGGCCGATCAGCCGAAATATCTGGGCGACCTGATCGAGCGCCTGGAAGCCGTGCGCGCGTTCTCGGCGTTGCCGCAGGCCGAAGCGCTGGCCGCCGCCAACAAGCGTATCGGCAACATCCTGAAGAAGACCTCGGCGCCCGCGGACAGCGTGGTGCGCGCCGAACTGCTGATGGAGCCTGCCGAGAAGGCGCTGGCCGCCGAACTCGACCAGGTGGCCCCGGTGGTGCAGCACAAGTTCGAGGCGCGCGAATACGCGCAGGCGCTCTCGGCCCTGGCGCAGCTGCGCGATGCGGTCGACGCCTTCTTCAACGACGTGATGGTGATGGCCGACGACGAAGCACTGCGCAACAACCGCCTCGCGCTGCTCACGCGCTTGCACGTGCAGATGAACCGCGTGGCCGATCTGTCCAAGCTCGCCGCCTGA